In a single window of the Podospora pseudocomata strain CBS 415.72m chromosome 2 map unlocalized CBS415.72m_2, whole genome shotgun sequence genome:
- a CDS encoding uncharacterized protein (EggNog:ENOG503NZDE; COG:C), which produces MTAEEILNDNTKPPSPFPLEKPPTHHHSNHHAAKPTPQIIAHRGYKALYPENSMLAIQEAIKAGAHAIETDVHESKDGVVVLSHDPTLNRCFSLPQNLHLHLALPLHPPYHHPPSRPLGSPLRFVKLPLNPRSVPHLDIKTDDDPNLTLVPSIAATIGSNPPPEGASWTWQERIVLGGWNENYLRALGEELPGFRRAYIGFSLLYAKRFLDDEKWAGVQFNLLQQAVVGPVGREFVQRVRRARTERRLWVWTVNDERWMRWAWRKGVDGVVTDEVGLLRRVLDGDEDRGRGKGVTVGMYIKAAMIQALTLVLVVVIWGRLRKVGRVIGGEGKREQAKGKN; this is translated from the exons ATGACAGCAGAAGAGATCCtcaacgacaacaccaaacccccatcccccttccccctcgagaaacccccaacccaccaccattctAACCACCACGCCGcgaaaccaaccccccaaatcaTCGCCCACCGCGGCTACAAAGCCCTCTACCCAGAAAACTCCATGCTTGCCATCCAAGAAGCCATAAAAGCAGGCGCCCACGCCATCGAGACAGACGTTCACGAATCAAAAGATGGAGTCGTAGTTCTATCCCAC GATCCAACCCTAAACCGctgcttctccctcccccaaaatcTCCACCTGCACCTGGCcctacctctccaccctccgtaccaccaccccccctcacgTCCCCTTGGCTCGCCTCTCCGATTTGTTAAACTACCTCTCAACCCCCGATCTGTCCCACATTTGG ACATCAAAACAGACGACGACCCCAACCTCACACTTGTGCCCTCCATCGCAGCCACTATCGGCTCGAACCCACCGCCAGAAGGAGCCTCCTGGACGTGGCAGGAGAGGATTGTGCTTGGGGGGTGGAATGAGAATTACTTGAgggcgttgggggaggagctcCCTGGTTTCAGGAGGGCGTATATTGGCTTCTCGCTGCTGTACGCAAAGAGGtttttggatgatgagaaaTGGGCGGGGGTGCAGTTTAATCTGTTGCAGCAGGCGGTTGTGGGGCCGGTTGGGAGGGAATTTGTGCAGAGGGTgagaagggcgaggacggagaggaggttgtgggtCTGGACGGTGAATGATGAacggtggatgaggtgggcgtggaggaagggggtggatggggttgtgacggatgaggttgggttgttgaggagggtgctggatggggatgaggacagggggagggggaagggggtgacgGTGGGGATGTATATCAAGGCGGCGATGATACAGGCTTTGAcgttggttttggtggtggttatatggggaaggttgaggaaggtggggagggtaattgggggggaggggaagagggagcaGGCGAAGGGGAAGAATTGA
- the CAT8 gene encoding DNA-binding transcription factor cat8 (EggNog:ENOG503NWM2; COG:K), which translates to MPGILPMKVIKVGTSSQSRIAQACDRCRSKKIRCDGIRPCCSQCANVGFECRTSDKLSRRAFPRGYTESLEERVRALESEVRELKDLLDEKDEKIDMLSKMHSNRRSPAESPHRSPPPTSVRLESSPPPREDTFRVQASPLLLGVENSDSYFMGASSGRSFIESCKRKMQENGKSCADFNPEAFLHIQGCYPLAQKQPSPQMRVPPRLFTDRCVNVYFQEWSPLFPVLHKPTFLRVYEEFVADPDKIKNNHKLAQLYLVFAIAALSSEQPDLEQIAACEQQWQRALEAILMDNTMVTLQCLLLALMYCTIRADYKRLQHYKGIAVGLSHRLGLHQSQKRFSFGVLTIETRKKVFWSLYMLDCFSAALLGLPKLLKEEDIHCEFPSDTDDEYVTEKGFQPSLPGEATRLSNALALFRGSRVLAKVLEKIYPSATSHDLSLQQMSALEAELDEWYNNLPQHLKLTFKQDKPSTDVTGSRSPILALAYYYIRTLIYRPAVTSSLGPKAAPALLSVGESSKCIIQIIQLLEERSLSFSFCLNKYDTLILCGMVLLFQTLDLKPDSKVLKDHEKLVNAVIKVVDRAKAPGCYDFKRVAGMLIAVEEPPAVVVPAAATSPPQSLPTPPRQSPDYAAAPHQLGQQQHRASPGAAPSPTTTTTIHKTINNNSQRHSMSETDLRMQQEKLRRISMPQPQLQQHIQQARDFSSRAQRASFDGARPPNVPLLQRDQRLSMSSSHAHHPHNMMARISTPSSPVQARPPPQSLISQAQIFAQMQKHSGASTSEWQALLTSIEGDHLNVYDAIYGGPGLSMATAGDASPVSVSATSVPTAGGWSPESWDVTGFNLGDFGGGQNGGGHGTAQSVLSLPSEDSLSCSEAEMGGPPGGGMRLDGLGDFGRGGLMGGGGCSVSGEGYLVDGLEFGI; encoded by the exons ATGCCAGGAATTCTGCCTATGAAGGTCATCAAGGTGGGCACGAGCTCCCAGAGCCGTATCGCCCAGGCCTGCGACAGATGCCGCAGTAAGAAGATTCGCTGCGATGGCATTCGCCCTTGCTGCTCGCAGTGCGCCAATGTTGGCTTTGAATGCCGCACCAGCGACAAGCTCAGCCGTCGTGCCTTTCCAAGAGGCTACACCGAGTCGCTCGAGGAGCGCGTCCGCGCCTTAGAGTCGGAGGTTAGGGAGTTGAAGGATCTGTTGGACGAGAAGGATGAGAAAATCGACATGTTGTCCAAGATGCACAGCAACCGACGGTCACCGGCGGAATCACCACATagatcaccaccgccaaccagTGTGAGACTGGAGTCtagcccaccaccaagggAAGATACCTTCCGTGTTCAGGCCTCGCCGTTGCTGCTCGGTGTTGAGAATTCGGATTCGTACTTCATGGGCGCGTCGAGCGGGCGGAGCTTCATTG AATCATgcaagaggaagatgcagGAGAATGGCAAGTCGTGTGCCGATTTCAATCCAGAAGCGTTTTTGCACATCCAGGGGTGCTATCCTCTCgcacaaaaacaaccatCGCCGCAGATGAGGGTTCCTCCACGGTTGTTCACCGACCGCTGCGTCAATGTTTACTTCCAGGAGTGGTCGCCCCTTTTCCCGGTCCTCCACAAGCCGACTTTTCTTCGCGTCTACGAGGAGTTTGTGGCGGACCCGGATAAGATCAAGAACAACCACAAGCTTGCGCAGCTGTACTTGGTCTTTGCGATCGCCGCGCTGTCGAGTGAACAACCAGATCTCGAGCAGATCGCGGCGTGtgagcagcagtggcagcgGGCCCTCGAGGCGATTCTCATGGATAATACCATGGTGACGCTTCAGTGCCTGTTACTTGCTCTCATGTACTGCACCATTCGGGCTGACTACAAGAGGCTCCAGCACTACAAGGGCATTGCTGTTGGTTTGTCGCACCGGTTAGGACTCCACCAGAGCCAGAAACGGTTCTCGTTTGGTGTCTTGACAATCGAGACCCGTAAGAAGGTCTTTTGGTCGCTTTATATGCTTGATTG CTTCTCTGCTGCcctgctcggcctccccaagctcctcaaggaAGAGGACATCCACTGCGAGTTCCCATCTGACACAGACGACGAATACGTCACGGAGAAGGGGTTCCAGCCGAGCCTTCCTGGCGAGGCGACCCGTTTGTCCAACGCGCTCGCCCTCTTCCGGGGATCCCGAGTGCTCGCAAAGGTGCTCGAGAAGATTTACCCTTCGGCCACCTCGCACGACCTGTCGCTCCAGCAAATGTCCGCTCTCGAGGCCGAGCTGGATGAGTGGTACAACAACCTGCCCCAGCACCTCAAACTCACCTTCAAGCAGGACAAGCCCTCGACCGACGTGACAGGCAGCCGGTCCCCTATCCTT GCCCTTGCATACTACTACATCCGAACCCTGATTTACCGCCCCGCAGTGACGTCTAGCCTGGGGCCCAAGGCGGCCCCGGCGCTGCTGTCGGTCGGCGAGTCGAGCAAGTGCATTATTCAGATTATTCAGCTGCTCGAGGAGCGGAGCCTGAGCTTTTCGTTTTGCCTGAACAAGTACGACACGCTTATTCTCTGTGGCATGGTTTTGCTTTTTCAGACGTTGGACCTCAAGCCGGACAGCAAGGTGTTGAAGGACCACGAGAAGCTGGTCAATGCGGTGatcaaggtggtggatagGGCAAAAGCCCCGGGGTGCTATGACTTCAAGAGGGTGGCAGGGATGTTGAtcgcggtggaggagccgccggcggtggtggtgccagcagcagcaacgtcGCCCCCGCAGAGTTTGCCGACCCCGCCGAGGCAAAGCCCGGATtatgctgctgctccgcATCAGTTGggtcagcagcaacaccgaGCTTCACCCGGGGCTGCTCCgtcgccgacgacgaccacgacgatccacaagaccatcaacaacaacagtcaGCGGCACAGCATGAGCGAGACGGACCTGAGGATGCAGCAGGAGAAGTTGAGAAGAATCTCCATGCCGCAACCGCAACTGCAACAACACATCCAGCAAGCTCGGGATTTTTCCTCACGGGCCCAAAGGGCGTCATTTGACGGAGCAAGACCGCCGAATGTGCCTCTTCTTCAGAGAGATCAAAGGCTTAGCatgagcagcagccatgcgcaccaccctcacaacATGATGGCACGGATCTCGACGCCGTCGTCGCCCGTGCAGGCCCGTCCTCCGCCGCAGAGCCTGATAAGCCAGGCGCAGATCTTTGCGCAGATGCAGAAGCACTCTGGGGCCAGCACGTCGGAGTGGCAGGCGCTGCTGACGAGCATTGAGGGGGATCATCTGAATGTGTATGATGCTATTTATGGGGGGCCGGGGTTGAGCATGGCTACTGCTGGAGACGCGAGTCCTGTGAGTGTGAGTGCTACTTCCGTGCCGACGGCGGGGGGGTGGTCGCCTGAGAGTTGGGATGTGACAGGGTTTAATTTGGGGGATTTCGGTGGGGGACAAAACGGTGGTGGGCATGGGACGGCGCAGAGTGTGTTGAGTTTGCCGAGCGAGGATAGTTTGAGTTGTAGTGAGGCTGAGATGGGCGGGCCgccggggggggggatgaggttggatgggttgggggattttgggagggggggtttgatgggaggggggggttgttcgGTTTCTGGGGAGGGGTATTTggttgatgggttggagtTTGGAATCTGA
- a CDS encoding uncharacterized protein (COG:L; EggNog:ENOG503NXGU): MDEYSGGTPEADHLCVLVHGLWGNPNHMKNVAKALRDQFPPNKLRILVAKRNSGSFTYDGIELGGERVCLEIEEELALIKSKGGNIKKISIAGYSLGGLVARYAIGLLHARGVLDDLECKNFTAFASPFLGVRAPLRGWSDRIWNSLGARTLCMSGRQLFGIDEFRDTGKPLVAVLADPKSIFMAGLARFQRRTLYTNIVNDRSAVHYTTGITKTDPYVDMSKIKTNPLPGYDGVILDPKNPVSPAAPRDPEPLMQSVEKWAKRVPIIATIVVFVPVALLAFFTNAAIQTVRSSQRVKLHESGMAGIKIEGYRVNLWIKEMREAVEDTYEHINNSQSQQYLGLSEDDDDNSSEDRHLLSLERKQSHPHFPTLALAPYQFSAIQALDKLVWRKYPVWIHNARHSHAAIIVRMDKKGFEEGWVVLRHWARDEFLA; the protein is encoded by the exons ATGGACGAGTACTCGGGCGGAACACCGGAAGCTGACCATCTCTGCGTCTTGGTCCACGGG CTATGGGGAAACCCAAACCACATGAAAAACGTCGCCAAAGCCCTTCGCGATCAATTTCCCCCAAATAAGCTGCGTATCCTCGTCGCAAAGCGCAACAGCGGCTCCTTTACCTACGATGGGATCGAACTCGGTGGCGAGCGCGTGTGTTTGGagatcgaggaggagctggcgttGATCAAGAGCAAGGGTGGAAATATCAAGAAGATAAGCATCGCTGGCTACTCGTTAGGTGGACTTGTCGCAAGATATGCCATCGGGCTGCTTCATGCGCGGGGTGTTCTGGATGACCTCGAGTGCAAG AATTTCACAGCTTTCGCGAGCCCTTTCCTGGGAGTACGAGCCCCTTTGCGAGGTTGGTCAGACAGGATATGGAACAGCCTGGGCGCACGAACACTCTGCATGTCTGGGAGGCAACTCTTTGGCATTGACGAATTCCGTGACACGGGCAAGCctcttgttgctgttctcgCAGATCCGAAGTCGATCTTCATGGCCGGTCTGGCCCGATTTCAACGACGCACGCTCTACACCAACATTGTAAATGACAGAAGCGCCGTTCATTACACGACGGGGATCACGAAAACAGATCCATATGTGGACATGTCAAAAATCAAGACCAACCCTTTACCAGGCTACGACGGTGTCATTCTCGATCCAAAGAACCCAGTGTCCCCCGCCGCACCCAGAGACCCAGAACCGCTGATGCAATCAGTCGAGAAGTGGGCAAAGCGAGTCCCAATCATCGCGACAATAGTCGTCTTCGTCCCCGTTGCGCTCCTAGCGTTCTTCACCAACGCCGCCATCCAAACAGTCCGCTCGTCTCAGCGTGTAAAACTCCACGAGAGTGGAATGGCTGGTATCAAAATAGAAGGCTACAGAGTCAACCTCTGGATCAAGGAAATGCGCGAAGCTGTCGAGGACACCTACGAGCACATCAACAACTCGCAAAGTCAACAATACTTGGGACTGTcggaggatgacgatgacaaCAGCTCGGAAGATAGGCACCTGCTTTCGCTAGAGAGGAAACAGTCGCACCCGCATTTCCCTACGTTGGCGCTGGCACCGTATCAGTTTTCTGCTATTCAGGCGTTGGATAAGCTTGTGTGGAGAAAGTATCCGGTTTGGATACACAATGCGAGGCATAGTCATGCGGCGATCATTGTGAGGATGGATAAGaaggggtttgaggaggggtgggttgttTTGAGGCATTGGGCGAGGGATGAATTTTTGGCTTGA
- a CDS encoding uncharacterized protein (EggNog:ENOG503NXUH; COG:J): MPRDPLIGLVGKPSAGKSSTLNSLTDASSKVGNFPFTTIDPQRAIGYLQIDCACTRYNLTDKCKPNYGSCDNGRRSVPIELLDVAGLVPGAHEGKGLGNKFLDDLRHADALIHVVDASGTTDAEGKVTRGYDPSVDIAWLRSEIVAWIRGNLMTKWGSIKRRHIAVKATAVETLQNQFSGYGSTSAVVARTLDKLGLKEPLEEWSDETIDRVVNAFTDEKFPTVIALNKIDHPDADKNIAKIAKQQDPNSIVLCSAISEIFLRKMAKQGYIRYTEGSEFVDTREDLIADGDPDGGGLKELDEKNRNRIENLKDMVLYRFGSTGVVHVLTKAAEILGLVPVFPVRNIATFGSGGVGEGMGSNKGVFRDCVLVKKGSTVGDVARKVMGDAPIAYIEGAGGLRVAEDQLVAVGKNDILSFKVGK; the protein is encoded by the exons ATGCCTCGAGACCCCCTCATCGGCCTCGTGGGCAAGCCCAGCGCCGGCAAATCAAGcaccctcaactccctcacaGATGCCTCCTCCAAAGTTG GAAACTTCCC CTTCACAACCATAGACCCCCAACGCGCAATAGGCTACCTCCAAATTGACTGCGCCTGCACCCGCTACAACCTAACCGACAAATGCAAGCCAAACTACGGCTCCTGCGACAACGGCCGCCGCTCCGTCCCCATCGAGCTCCTCGACGTAGCCGGTCTCGTCCCCGGCGCGCACGAAGGCAAAGGCCTCGGTAACAAATTCCTCGACGACCTCCGCCACGCCGACGCCCTCATCCACGTCGTCGACGCCTCGGGCACCACCGATGCAGAAGGCAAAGTAACCCGGGGCTACGACCCCTCCGTCGACATCGCCTGGTTACGAAGCGAGATTGTAGCCTGGATCAGGGGGAATCTCATGACGAAATGGGGAAGCATCAAAAGAAGACACATCGCCGTCAAGGCGACCGCAGTAGAAACCCTACAGAACCAGTTCTCCGGGTACGGGAGTACGAGCGCTGTGGTGGCAAGAACGTTGGATAAGTTGGGACTGAAGGAGCCATTGGAGGAGTGGAGTG ATGAAACCATCGACCGCGTGGTAAACGCTTTTACAGACGAGAAGTTCCCCACCGTCATCGCCCTCAACAAAATCGACCACCCCGATGCGGACAAGAACATTGCCAAAATCGCCAAGCAGCAAGACCCCAACTCGATCGTGCTCTGCTCGGCCATTTCGGAGATTTTTCTCAGGAAGATGGCCAAGCAAGGCTATATCCGCTACACGGAAGGATCAGAGTTTGTCGACACGAGAGAGGACTTGATAGCAGATGGGGATCCggacggtggtgggcttAAAGAGCTCGACGAGAAGAACAGGAACAGGATAGAGAACCTCAAGGATATGGTTCTCTACCGGTTTGGGTCTACGGGCGTGGTGCATGTCCTGACGAAGGCGGCCGAGATTCTGGGGCTTGTGCCGGTTTTTCCGGTGAGGAATATTGCTACCTTTGGGTCGGGgggtgtgggggaggggatgggcaGTAATAAAGGGGTGTTTAGGGATTGTGtgctggtgaagaaggggtcgacggtgggggatgtggcgaggaaggtgatGGGGGATGCGCCGATTGCGTATATTGAGGGGGCTGGGGGTTTGAGGGTTGCGGAGGATCAGTTGGTGGCGGTTGGGAAGAACGAT ATTTTGTCTTTCAAGGTTGGTAAGTAG
- a CDS encoding uncharacterized protein (EggNog:ENOG503NXT6; COG:S) gives MALPIQDLPAWARLNDVSFDNVEVTTTVDKGYGVVSQKDLAAPEGTVETPQLLAVPHDLILNSLAVEEHAKEDKEFKQLLEAVGHHPPRVNVLLFLLVQLARNSSHAHVGVSNPWTQYLQFLPKTVLLPTVWTEDERPLLKGTSLEVAVGAKLRALDNEFEMIREASSDIPCWNGLLWHSGAVSLKDWVHLDALYRSRCLELPKSGESMVPCIDMINHSSDPSAYYDQNSDYEAILLLRPGVSMSKGQEVTISYGDTKSAAEMLFSYGFIDPESTSESLVLPLAPFPDDPLAKAKLVAFGKAPKVHVARESGSIRWDSNFAYLKCVNEEDGLDFRILQDNEGNQQLRVFWQDEDVTDQISEFQKLVAQTHPLPEVLRLRVAVSVQENLEIHLKQLKSELPRHDSSTIREECLKHGLLLRQIETSLLEDAIQALEQEKNSLLEAENVVAYLGSMETSNSDLVGEEASNEADDFS, from the exons atggccctcccGATACAAGATCTTCCTGCCTGGGCCCGCCTCAACGATGTCTCCTTCGACAATGTCGAGGTAACCACCACCGTGGACAAGGGATACGGCGTGGTCAGCCAAAAGGACCTCGCTGCCCCTGAAGGCACCGTCGAGACCCCACAGCTGCTCGCCGTCCCTCAcgacctcatcctcaactcTCTGGCTGTCGAGGAACACGcaaaagaagacaaagagTTCAAACAGCTCCTAGAAGCCGTCGGACACCAT CCACCCCGCGTCAACGTTCTGCTCTTCCTGCTTGTTCAGTTAGCGCGGAACTCCAGTCACGCCCATGTGGGTGTTTCCAATCCATGGACTCAGTACTTGCAGTTCCTGCCCAAGACAGTCTTGCTGCCTACCGTCTGGACCGAGGACGAAAGGCCACTGTTGAAAGGCACCTCACTGGAGGTGGCTGTGGGAGCAAAACTCAGAGCCCTCGACAATGAGTTTGAAATGATCCGAGAAGCCTCGTCTGATATCCCTTGCTGGAACGGCCTTCTTTGGCACAGTGGCGCCGTCTCGCTCAAAGACTGGGTGCATCTCGACGCCCTCTATCGATCAAGATGCCTGGAGCTTCCCAAATCCGGAGAGTCAATGGTCCCCTGCATCGACATGATCAACCATTCGTCCGACCCAAGTGCCTACTACGACCAAAACTCCGACTACGAGGCAATACTGTTACTTCGCCCGGGAGTGAGCATGTCCAAGGGTCAGGAAGTAACCATCAGTTACGGCGACACCAAGTCTGCAGCTGAGATGCTCTTTAGCTACGGCTTCATCGACCCCGAATCGACGTCCGAGAGCCTGGTACTCCCTCTGGCACCCTTTCCCGACGACCCATTGGCCAAGGCGAAGCTTGTCGCGTTTGGGAAAGCGCCCAAAGTCCACGTGGCTCGGGAGAGCGGCAGCATCCGGTGGGACAGCAATTTTGCATATCTCAAGTGTGTcaacgaggaggacggcCTGGACTTTCGCATCCTGCAGGACAACGAGGGAAACCAGCAGCTGCGCGTTTTCTGGCAAGATGAAGACGTTACAGATCAGATTTCCGAGTTCCAAAAACTAGTAGCCCAaactcaccccctccccgaagTCCTCAGACTTCGAGTTGCCGTCTCAGTTCAGGAGAACCTTGAGATCCATCTTAAGCAGCTCAAGTCAGAGCTTCCCCGCCACGACTCTTCGACAATCAGGGAAGAATGTCTCAAGCATGGTCTGCTGCTCCGACAGATCGAAACGAGTCTATTGGAAGATGCCATCCAAGCGTTGGAACAAGAG AAAAATTCGCTACTGGAAGCCGAAAACGTGGTGGCTTATCTCGGATCGATGGAGACTTCCAATTCGGACCTAGTCGGCGAAGAGGCGTCCAATGAGGCCGACGACTTCAGCTAA